The following are encoded together in the Pedobacter steynii genome:
- a CDS encoding chondroitinase-B domain-containing protein encodes MKTYLLSFLLCYSLILFPGPGIAGASSPMANAFLRSGNHLVPVVPDNPIIVDSPEALKAALAKASPGDIILLKDKEWNNAALRIQGNGTAQKPIFIMPQTPGGVTFTGQSFVQLGGSYLVFKDFHFRNGYSPKREVISFRINNEILANHCRVTGIVIENYSQPERFKSDSWITLYGKHNRIDHSTFVNKLNSGPLIIAELDDERSQQNGHNIDSNYFKGRQRFGSNGGETIRIGVSRYSLTASRTNIVRNFFERCNGEVEIVSIKSGENNVSFNTFLECEGGLVLRHGSGNVVEGNLFLGNNKPFTGGVRVINPKQKVINNVFSDLQGVNFRSALAVLNGVPNSLINRYYQVKDALIERNTFINSASILFGAGKDAERSLAPENVSFKHNLILSTGTAVYTNANTGNGIVFSDNGLEKSFKGEVPQGFKIMKTSTIKINGFSLPYHPDYGADIRKLPLIKKENTGASWYHPEPDKAIRKAMSFRVKSNQSQTLPALLKQANAGDTIVLSEAGNYKISAELSVSKPLMIMAAPGLKSRPVLVGTSTKSMDAFISIENGGDLLVKGIAFKGTYESFPAVDAGIRSTDLPMNRPYRLEINNCEFYDYNESSNAGFKASKSTLADSLVVLNSIFHHMSGTGIDLSSEKDDKGMYNAEYTVIKNCTFSNLLGAAINIYRGGNDESTLGPFVTIDHCTFNEVENREQGTVVRLIGAQQTSLTNSNFSYSGQGGRSVLFQEYRWDNILVDYCNFYESGKVESFYNKASGAHIYQLKPEYKNPEQLNFEWSGNAPLSNHQTPVGIIAYDPE; translated from the coding sequence ATGAAAACATATCTTTTATCTTTTCTGTTGTGTTATAGTCTAATCTTATTTCCTGGTCCCGGGATAGCAGGAGCATCTTCCCCGATGGCAAATGCTTTCCTCCGGTCCGGGAATCATCTTGTCCCTGTAGTTCCGGATAACCCTATAATTGTAGATAGTCCTGAAGCGTTAAAAGCAGCTCTGGCAAAGGCCAGTCCAGGAGACATCATCCTGTTAAAAGATAAAGAGTGGAACAATGCAGCGCTTCGTATTCAGGGAAATGGGACCGCCCAAAAGCCCATTTTCATCATGCCTCAGACACCTGGCGGAGTGACCTTTACGGGCCAATCTTTTGTACAATTGGGCGGCTCTTATCTGGTGTTTAAAGATTTTCATTTCAGGAATGGCTACAGCCCAAAAAGAGAAGTTATTTCTTTCCGCATCAACAATGAGATCCTGGCCAATCATTGCAGGGTAACGGGGATAGTGATCGAAAATTATAGTCAGCCGGAAAGGTTTAAATCCGACAGCTGGATTACTTTGTATGGCAAACATAACCGTATTGACCATTCCACTTTTGTCAACAAGCTCAATTCCGGACCGCTGATCATTGCCGAACTCGATGACGAACGTAGTCAGCAAAACGGGCATAACATAGACAGTAATTATTTCAAAGGCCGGCAGCGGTTTGGTTCTAACGGCGGAGAGACCATCAGGATTGGGGTTTCCAGATATTCGTTAACCGCTTCCAGAACCAATATTGTCCGCAATTTCTTTGAGCGATGCAATGGAGAAGTAGAGATTGTGTCGATTAAATCCGGAGAAAACAACGTCAGTTTCAATACCTTTCTGGAATGCGAAGGAGGACTGGTTTTAAGACATGGTTCCGGCAATGTAGTGGAAGGGAATCTTTTCCTGGGCAACAACAAACCTTTTACCGGCGGTGTCCGTGTCATCAATCCTAAGCAGAAGGTAATCAATAACGTATTTTCTGACCTTCAGGGTGTAAATTTCAGGTCTGCACTGGCCGTATTGAATGGTGTTCCCAATTCCTTAATCAACAGGTATTATCAGGTAAAAGATGCCCTGATAGAGCGAAATACTTTTATCAACAGTGCCAGCATTCTATTTGGAGCTGGTAAAGATGCGGAACGCAGCCTTGCACCGGAAAATGTATCCTTTAAACACAACCTGATCCTGAGTACCGGAACAGCGGTTTATACCAATGCCAATACCGGAAACGGGATTGTCTTTTCAGATAATGGACTGGAGAAAAGTTTCAAAGGAGAAGTGCCTCAGGGCTTCAAAATCATGAAAACCAGCACCATAAAAATCAATGGTTTTTCATTGCCTTATCACCCGGATTACGGCGCTGATATCAGGAAACTACCCTTGATTAAAAAAGAAAACACCGGTGCTTCCTGGTATCATCCTGAACCGGACAAAGCCATCAGGAAAGCCATGAGCTTCCGGGTCAAATCCAATCAGAGTCAGACTTTACCTGCGTTGCTTAAGCAAGCCAATGCCGGTGATACGATTGTCCTTTCCGAAGCAGGAAATTATAAGATATCAGCAGAGCTTTCGGTAAGCAAACCGCTGATGATCATGGCCGCTCCCGGATTAAAAAGCAGACCCGTATTGGTCGGAACCTCCACAAAATCAATGGATGCTTTTATCAGCATTGAAAACGGAGGAGACCTGCTGGTCAAAGGCATTGCTTTCAAAGGAACTTACGAAAGTTTTCCTGCTGTTGATGCCGGCATCCGTTCTACAGACCTGCCCATGAACAGACCTTACCGCCTGGAGATCAACAATTGCGAGTTCTATGATTATAATGAAAGTTCGAATGCAGGCTTTAAAGCCTCAAAAAGCACCCTGGCAGACAGCCTGGTGGTACTCAATTCCATTTTCCACCATATGTCTGGTACCGGGATTGATCTTTCCTCCGAGAAAGATGATAAAGGGATGTACAATGCAGAATATACCGTGATCAAAAACTGCACATTCAGTAATTTACTCGGTGCTGCCATAAACATCTATCGCGGAGGAAATGACGAAAGCACCTTAGGTCCGTTTGTGACCATAGACCATTGCACATTTAACGAGGTCGAAAACAGAGAACAGGGAACAGTGGTCAGGCTGATTGGCGCCCAACAGACTTCCCTGACCAACAGTAATTTTTCCTATTCCGGACAAGGGGGAAGATCGGTTTTATTTCAGGAATACCGCTGGGACAATATCCTGGTAGATTACTGCAATTTCTATGAATCAGGAAAGGTAGAATCCTTTTACAACAAAGCTTCGGGTGCTCACATTTACCAGTTGAAACCGGAGTATAAAAATCCGGAACAGTTGAATTTCGAATGGTCGGGAAACGCTCCTTTATCCAATCATCAAACTCCTGTTGGAATTATCGCCTATGATCCTGAATAA
- a CDS encoding FecR family protein, whose product MTIKIHTPLWAERLMLFLIFVVLVIPSGCKDDGAYQVYQSRPGHRLSLKLPDGSSVLLNSNSILKVPHGYHKDSRKVILLGAAFFTVAPGSVFPFVVESTDIKASTMGASFFARAYPHESGRQIEVTAGNLKVEKSYHSESDNKAEFLLPGEMVMLNRTVDLMEKEKYAITERQSWLMGQLKFNNVGFPKVLEILEDWYGVPFEIIGEKKLNHNFSADFTNQPLERVLKVLCLSAHCDFKIEDGKAILEAN is encoded by the coding sequence GTGACCATAAAAATACATACCCCATTATGGGCTGAAAGACTGATGCTATTCCTGATATTTGTGGTACTGGTTATTCCTTCAGGCTGCAAAGATGATGGTGCATATCAGGTTTATCAATCGCGTCCCGGACACCGGTTAAGCCTAAAACTTCCCGACGGTTCCAGTGTGCTCCTGAATTCAAACAGTATCCTTAAAGTTCCTCATGGTTATCACAAAGACAGCAGAAAGGTCATCTTACTCGGGGCCGCTTTTTTTACTGTTGCGCCGGGTTCCGTATTTCCTTTTGTAGTTGAATCTACTGATATTAAGGCAAGCACAATGGGTGCCTCTTTTTTTGCAAGAGCCTATCCTCACGAATCCGGTCGGCAAATAGAGGTTACTGCAGGCAACTTGAAAGTAGAGAAATCCTATCACTCTGAGTCAGATAATAAGGCGGAATTCCTCTTGCCCGGAGAAATGGTGATGCTAAACCGAACAGTCGATCTCATGGAAAAAGAAAAATATGCTATTACAGAACGTCAATCCTGGCTGATGGGACAGCTTAAATTTAATAATGTTGGTTTCCCTAAAGTACTTGAGATCCTCGAAGATTGGTATGGTGTTCCTTTTGAAATAATCGGTGAAAAGAAGCTGAACCATAACTTCTCTGCAGATTTTACGAACCAACCTCTGGAACGTGTGTTGAAAGTATTGTGTTTAAGTGCCCATTGCGATTTTAAAATTGAAGATGGAAAAGCCATTCTTGAGGCGAACTGA
- a CDS encoding porin family protein, with product MKKQFLLPLIAFTMMATAASAQKNPFHIGLKGGANFSKLPISSEGISSKYATGFSAGAFTRIDISKVYVQGELLFSKKASKFNSDLLNDQKVSWSSIDVPVLVGYKLLNMDLLNVRIFGGGVYSYTINEKASLFKQIDNSFNKFDKSNIGYQVGAGIDVGKLTFDLRYEGGLSSVSKQFKSRPNSFQASVGFMIF from the coding sequence ATGAAAAAACAATTTCTTTTACCTCTGATTGCATTTACAATGATGGCTACTGCAGCCTCTGCTCAAAAAAATCCTTTCCATATTGGTCTTAAAGGAGGAGCCAATTTCAGTAAGTTACCTATTTCTTCTGAAGGCATTTCGTCCAAATATGCGACAGGTTTTTCAGCCGGTGCTTTTACAAGAATCGATATTTCTAAAGTTTACGTTCAGGGAGAGCTGTTGTTCAGCAAAAAAGCCAGTAAGTTTAATTCCGACTTATTAAATGATCAGAAAGTGAGCTGGTCAAGTATTGACGTACCGGTATTGGTAGGTTATAAACTGCTCAACATGGATTTACTGAATGTAAGAATTTTTGGTGGTGGTGTTTATTCTTATACCATCAATGAAAAAGCATCTCTTTTCAAACAGATAGACAATTCTTTTAACAAATTCGACAAATCAAATATCGGTTACCAGGTTGGTGCAGGAATTGATGTAGGAAAGCTTACTTTTGACCTGAGATATGAAGGTGGATTATCAAGCGTTAGTAAACAGTTTAAATCCCGCCCTAACTCCTTTCAGGCAAGTGTAGGATTTATGATTTTCTAA
- a CDS encoding sensor histidine kinase, whose protein sequence is MKKPVFDKHFFFIAGFWILLTITLIAQISRDYPTAYVVLPCLLIIGCAMLISYIFSNKILPNAFIKGKTPLFAMQSFSVIVLLTFVIAAVNYMTFLKYGANYTPSDLSLIKSQNSFWFLFFTSSPASLLILGSVCGFKFYQRHNQIEQQHNLLKQAHMEAHVRILQDQINPHLMFNVLNHIHILMKKDVDLASVLLVRFSDILRYQIYECNRETVTLEKDVKYLKDLVSVEKIRWGEELDVKCEWNIANGKRDIVPLLLVPFVENAFKHVSRLPSSKGYVHLELNQHEENLRLTIENSNSTQPTRKNSSNSGLGLENVRQRLEILYPEHHELEITNTGTIFKVVLHINLEKKASYAEQ, encoded by the coding sequence ATGAAGAAACCCGTATTTGACAAACATTTCTTTTTTATAGCAGGATTCTGGATCCTGCTTACCATTACTCTGATTGCACAAATCAGCCGGGATTACCCTACCGCTTATGTCGTTCTCCCTTGCTTGCTAATCATTGGATGTGCCATGCTGATTTCTTATATTTTCAGTAACAAGATTCTTCCGAATGCTTTTATAAAGGGAAAAACACCTTTGTTCGCGATGCAGAGTTTCAGTGTTATTGTATTGCTCACCTTTGTCATTGCAGCTGTGAACTACATGACATTTCTGAAGTATGGAGCCAATTATACACCCAGCGACTTGTCTTTAATAAAATCACAGAACTCTTTTTGGTTTTTATTTTTCACAAGTTCCCCGGCCTCCTTATTGATTTTAGGATCAGTTTGCGGGTTCAAATTTTATCAGCGGCACAACCAGATCGAACAGCAGCATAATTTATTAAAACAGGCTCACATGGAAGCACATGTTCGTATCTTACAGGATCAGATCAATCCGCACCTTATGTTTAATGTGCTGAACCATATCCATATCCTGATGAAAAAAGATGTGGATTTAGCCTCAGTGTTGCTGGTCAGATTTTCGGATATTCTGCGATACCAGATCTATGAATGCAATAGGGAAACTGTGACACTGGAAAAAGATGTAAAATACCTTAAGGACCTGGTTTCTGTAGAAAAAATACGATGGGGAGAGGAACTGGATGTCAAATGCGAATGGAATATTGCTAACGGAAAGAGGGACATTGTCCCTCTTTTATTGGTTCCATTTGTAGAAAATGCATTTAAGCATGTGTCCCGTTTACCCTCTTCCAAAGGCTATGTCCACCTGGAATTAAACCAACACGAGGAAAACCTCCGCTTAACCATTGAGAATTCAAACTCCACACAACCAACAAGAAAGAATAGCAGCAATAGCGGACTTGGCCTGGAAAATGTTCGTCAACGACTGGAGATTCTCTATCCGGAGCATCACGAACTGGAAATTACAAACACTGGCACTATTTTTAAAGTTGTACTCCATATTAATTTAGAAAAGAAAGCAAGCTATGCAGAGCAATAA
- a CDS encoding LytR/AlgR family response regulator transcription factor gives MQSNKTTTELPLQCLVIDDEPIARTGIIDFIDQVDFLQVAGSCSTAMEASDFIHSNPVDLLFLDINMPYLTGLELLESMENPPLTILTTAYSEHALEGYRLQIVDYLLKPITFQRFHQAATKARQLHQMQRLSKQAPTIDPFLFVRQKDSFKKILWADILYVEGMQNYAKLKFKDQELIIHQTLVSLEEILPADQFFRIHKSYLVNIAHIDVVSGGRIFIDGHELPISRHRREELLKEVVYNKLISR, from the coding sequence ATGCAGAGCAATAAAACCACTACAGAATTACCCCTGCAATGTCTGGTCATTGATGATGAACCTATCGCAAGAACAGGGATCATAGATTTTATTGATCAGGTGGATTTTCTTCAGGTGGCCGGCTCCTGCTCAACCGCCATGGAAGCTTCAGACTTCATCCATAGTAATCCTGTGGATTTGTTGTTTCTGGACATTAATATGCCTTATCTTACTGGTCTAGAGTTATTGGAGTCTATGGAAAATCCTCCATTAACCATCCTTACGACTGCCTATTCAGAACATGCACTGGAAGGATACCGATTGCAGATTGTAGATTACCTGTTAAAGCCCATCACTTTTCAGCGCTTTCATCAGGCGGCAACAAAAGCAAGGCAACTGCACCAGATGCAGCGCTTGTCAAAACAAGCCCCCACCATAGATCCTTTCCTTTTTGTCCGCCAGAAAGACAGCTTTAAGAAAATTCTCTGGGCTGATATTTTATATGTAGAAGGCATGCAGAACTATGCCAAGTTAAAGTTCAAAGATCAGGAGCTGATCATTCATCAGACTTTAGTCTCCCTTGAAGAGATCTTACCTGCTGATCAGTTTTTCAGGATCCATAAATCTTACCTGGTCAATATCGCGCATATAGATGTGGTATCGGGTGGACGAATATTCATTGATGGTCATGAATTGCCCATATCCCGACACCGCAGGGAAGAACTGCTGAAAGAAGTCGTTTACAATAAGCTCATCAGCCGATAA
- a CDS encoding DUF6268 family outer membrane beta-barrel protein produces MKISTYCLVVMAAFFTLNSKAQMEPGIRLKGEYIPFSNYNPNGNGDSNSGKSDMRRIEGGIGIPLSVKMDSLGRPKIWGLMLEGSYASIKNQNYEKSLFPNELLNASVGLMHLRPLGKTWNIMFMASAGVYTNMKKVDSRDILAMGGVIFIKQFNPRTALGFGPVVSNTFGVPMILPAIYFTWKTEGKFQVLVNFPQRVELGMKVNEAINLKAVGEVSSMTADVDREDKFMLSYLQVVTGLRPEFKIGKSLSVELTAGYSVYRSMTFTSRKLSDFFKDKTDEKISYFKPAPYGGIGLKWNFGKK; encoded by the coding sequence ATGAAAATTTCAACGTACTGCCTTGTGGTCATGGCAGCATTTTTTACCCTAAATAGCAAAGCACAAATGGAACCGGGAATAAGGCTGAAAGGCGAGTATATTCCTTTTTCCAATTACAATCCAAATGGCAATGGAGATAGCAATAGTGGCAAGAGTGATATGAGAAGAATTGAAGGAGGGATAGGAATTCCTTTATCAGTAAAGATGGATTCCCTGGGCAGGCCAAAGATCTGGGGGCTGATGCTTGAAGGGTCTTATGCCTCGATAAAAAACCAGAATTATGAAAAGAGCCTGTTTCCAAATGAGTTGTTAAATGCAAGTGTGGGCCTGATGCACCTCAGACCCCTGGGAAAAACATGGAACATCATGTTTATGGCTTCGGCGGGTGTATATACAAATATGAAAAAGGTAGATTCCAGAGATATTTTAGCAATGGGAGGGGTGATCTTTATCAAACAATTCAACCCGAGAACTGCCCTGGGATTTGGACCTGTAGTGTCGAATACTTTTGGGGTGCCAATGATATTGCCCGCCATATATTTTACCTGGAAGACAGAGGGGAAATTCCAGGTGCTTGTGAACTTCCCGCAACGGGTTGAACTGGGGATGAAAGTAAATGAGGCCATTAATTTAAAAGCAGTAGGAGAGGTGAGCTCGATGACGGCTGATGTGGACCGCGAAGATAAGTTCATGTTGTCTTATCTGCAGGTGGTGACCGGCTTAAGGCCAGAATTTAAAATAGGCAAATCACTGAGTGTTGAACTGACGGCAGGTTACTCTGTATACCGTTCCATGACTTTTACCAGCAGGAAATTATCGGACTTTTTTAAAGATAAAACCGACGAAAAAATATCTTATTTTAAGCCTGCGCCCTATGGAGGAATAGGTTTAAAATGGAATTTCGGAAAGAAATAG
- a CDS encoding PAS domain-containing protein, with protein MKARNYKIPIIYIVLGVLWITLSDSLLRSIESTLGPETAEYTASLKGIFYVLATGFLLYFLIKQERKRLTQGDNKRMAEIVDKMNNLIIISDISGKITWVNRAFVNITGYTMQEALGKTHGELLYGPKTDLEVVKTLSQAIKNKEFFSGELVNYAKGGREYWSQFNLSPMFNAKGGLEGYISVENNIDDNKRKEDVIVQQHQKLKAVSWLNSHEIRKPVASIMALTELILEESDQEELKELVRYLHQSTMALDLIIHQINEEAAVK; from the coding sequence TTGAAGGCAAGAAACTATAAAATTCCAATCATTTATATCGTGTTAGGTGTTTTATGGATCACACTTAGCGACAGTTTACTCAGGTCTATCGAATCTACTTTAGGACCCGAAACGGCGGAATACACAGCTTCATTAAAAGGCATTTTTTATGTTCTTGCAACCGGCTTTCTTCTATATTTTCTGATCAAACAGGAACGCAAAAGACTTACGCAGGGCGACAATAAGAGAATGGCTGAGATTGTTGACAAGATGAACAACCTGATTATCATTTCTGACATCTCCGGAAAGATCACCTGGGTGAACCGTGCATTTGTCAATATTACCGGATACACCATGCAGGAAGCCCTTGGAAAAACGCATGGAGAACTTTTATATGGTCCCAAAACAGATCTGGAAGTTGTCAAAACGTTAAGCCAGGCCATAAAAAACAAAGAATTCTTTAGCGGGGAGCTGGTCAATTACGCAAAGGGGGGAAGAGAATACTGGTCTCAGTTTAACCTCTCTCCCATGTTCAATGCAAAAGGTGGGCTGGAGGGTTATATTTCGGTGGAGAACAATATTGACGACAATAAACGCAAGGAAGATGTGATTGTACAGCAACACCAGAAACTAAAGGCTGTTTCCTGGCTAAATTCACATGAAATCAGAAAACCTGTTGCTTCCATTATGGCACTTACAGAATTAATTCTGGAGGAGAGCGATCAGGAAGAGCTAAAAGAACTGGTCAGATATTTGCATCAGAGTACAATGGCACTCGACCTCATCATTCATCAGATTAATGAAGAGGCGGCTGTGAAATAA
- a CDS encoding GNAT family N-acetyltransferase, whose amino-acid sequence MIRQFKPSDLNPMREIYNHYVENTLLTFDEVALTETEFSDKLNPVFSKFPCIVYEKEGKVLGFAYATEWKQNPAYRFTVSSSVYLHPEALDKGTGTSLYRKLIEELREMKIHSIVAGILMPNEKSTRMHERLGFSKVAHLSQIGYKFNKWIDVSYWQMIL is encoded by the coding sequence ATGATCCGGCAATTTAAACCATCCGATCTTAACCCGATGAGGGAGATCTATAATCACTATGTGGAAAATACACTACTGACTTTTGATGAAGTAGCGTTGACAGAAACCGAATTTTCGGATAAACTGAATCCGGTTTTTTCTAAGTTTCCCTGCATCGTGTATGAAAAAGAAGGAAAAGTGCTGGGCTTCGCTTACGCCACAGAATGGAAACAAAATCCGGCTTATCGTTTTACGGTCAGCAGCTCGGTTTACCTTCATCCTGAAGCTCTTGATAAAGGAACAGGAACCTCCTTATACCGCAAACTGATTGAGGAACTCCGGGAAATGAAAATTCACTCTATTGTAGCGGGAATCCTGATGCCAAATGAGAAGAGCACTAGGATGCACGAAAGGCTTGGATTCAGTAAGGTAGCACACCTGAGCCAGATCGGATATAAGTTTAACAAATGGATAGATGTCAGCTACTGGCAGATGATTTTGTAA
- a CDS encoding winged helix-turn-helix transcriptional regulator produces MTKKLNSDPVCAVDYAFQRIGGKYKGRIIWYIHSFTVLRYGELKRSIVGITPKMLTQTLRELEDDGLVNRRVYNEVPPKVEYTLTESAKELIPFIDHLREWGDKRMGNYKIICQ; encoded by the coding sequence ATGACAAAAAAACTCAATTCCGATCCCGTTTGTGCAGTCGATTATGCTTTTCAGAGAATTGGCGGAAAATATAAAGGAAGAATCATCTGGTACATCCACAGCTTTACCGTTCTTCGATATGGGGAGCTGAAGAGGAGTATAGTAGGCATTACGCCAAAGATGCTGACCCAGACCCTTCGTGAACTGGAAGACGATGGCCTGGTAAACAGAAGGGTTTACAATGAAGTCCCTCCAAAGGTAGAGTACACCTTAACTGAATCAGCTAAAGAACTCATTCCTTTTATTGATCATCTGCGGGAATGGGGAGATAAAAGAATGGGGAATTACAAAATCATCTGCCAGTAG
- a CDS encoding zinc-dependent alcohol dehydrogenase family protein, which translates to MKTLVVNEKYGIRNLNIEEHQIPEPQAHEVLVKVAAISLNYLDLMIVNGDFGHQFPYIPGSDASGTVVRTGTAVSRFLPGDLVTTHFTPGWASGELSPEGLEKRLGVDVPGVFSAYICVPEAALIRSPANLSHEEAATLPIAALTAWEAIHQAGDLKAGETVLLQGTGGVSIFALQFAKMAGARVIITSGSDQKLERARQLGADHVFNYRTDPEWPEKIEAMGGADLILEVTGTGIKDAVKASRFAGRIVIIGFLDGSETSLNIFDFLQKKLTIKGVLVGSRHTYQEMNEAIEKKDLHPVIDKIFSFSEIKQAFDYLSKGAHFGKIVLKLNEGT; encoded by the coding sequence ATGAAAACATTAGTTGTAAATGAAAAATACGGAATACGGAACCTGAACATTGAAGAACATCAGATCCCCGAGCCACAAGCCCATGAGGTTTTAGTTAAAGTAGCTGCAATTTCATTGAATTATCTGGACCTGATGATTGTAAACGGAGATTTTGGTCATCAGTTCCCCTATATTCCTGGATCTGATGCTTCCGGGACCGTTGTGCGGACCGGAACTGCGGTTAGCCGGTTTCTTCCGGGCGACTTGGTGACTACCCATTTTACCCCTGGATGGGCCTCCGGTGAGTTGAGTCCTGAAGGATTAGAAAAACGCTTAGGGGTTGATGTGCCGGGTGTATTTTCAGCATACATTTGTGTTCCCGAAGCGGCTTTAATCAGGAGCCCGGCTAATTTAAGCCATGAAGAGGCCGCAACACTTCCTATTGCAGCACTTACTGCCTGGGAAGCCATTCATCAGGCAGGCGATCTTAAAGCAGGAGAAACCGTCCTGCTGCAGGGAACCGGAGGAGTATCCATATTTGCTTTACAATTCGCTAAGATGGCCGGTGCCAGGGTCATCATTACCTCTGGTTCAGATCAGAAACTGGAACGTGCCAGACAACTTGGTGCAGACCATGTTTTCAATTATAGAACAGATCCGGAATGGCCGGAAAAAATAGAAGCAATGGGAGGAGCAGACCTTATTCTGGAAGTTACAGGAACCGGAATAAAGGATGCTGTTAAGGCCAGCAGATTTGCCGGCAGAATTGTGATCATTGGCTTTTTAGATGGCAGTGAAACCAGTCTTAACATTTTTGACTTTCTGCAGAAGAAGTTAACCATTAAAGGTGTTTTGGTAGGCTCCAGACATACCTATCAGGAAATGAACGAAGCTATAGAAAAGAAGGACCTCCATCCGGTAATAGACAAGATCTTTTCATTTTCAGAGATTAAGCAGGCCTTTGACTACCTTTCAAAAGGAGCTCATTTTGGGAAAATAGTGTTGAAACTAAACGAAGGGACCTAA
- a CDS encoding MauE/DoxX family redox-associated membrane protein, translating into MMNLIPVFILAITTILMMLWAYSSLSKFMDLPRFRRGLRNQAFPKWVGALLFWTLPLTELLLILLLWLPDTRLSGMYLSAILLLIFTIYIGGAVYGFYDRYPCPCGGIFRGMRWNTHLKVNFILTGIAIAGLLLMEFGTN; encoded by the coding sequence ATGATGAACCTTATACCTGTTTTTATTCTTGCGATTACTACGATACTAATGATGCTTTGGGCTTATTCTTCCCTATCTAAATTCATGGACCTTCCACGATTCCGACGGGGATTAAGAAATCAGGCATTTCCCAAATGGGTTGGAGCACTCTTGTTCTGGACGCTTCCCCTTACCGAACTTTTGCTCATTTTACTTTTATGGTTGCCTGACACCAGACTATCAGGAATGTATCTTTCGGCCATCCTGCTATTGATTTTTACGATCTATATCGGAGGTGCTGTTTATGGCTTTTACGACCGTTATCCCTGCCCCTGCGGGGGAATCTTCCGGGGCATGAGATGGAATACCCACCTCAAGGTCAATTTTATCCTGACCGGCATTGCAATAGCAGGTTTACTCTTAATGGAATTCGGCACAAATTAA
- a CDS encoding Crp/Fnr family transcriptional regulator gives MKEQTPYFGDMMYSPATFSRIDLQLTEQPLPKTKILMIYTALRRKIGSLCPVSDEVFHSLNRDFNPLTLSMNQILISAEQLPDRIFFIQKGLLRGYYMGEKEPVTTWFAGPDQFIIPNNFFSQEPCNEYIQSLEDCSLLSISHHSCLKMSLESNDIAKIFYKLLEEKQLLSDARERMLRIPNAEKRYLSMTKLMPVLHRNVKDDTLASYMNVTRRHLERIKIKTSRK, from the coding sequence ATGAAAGAACAGACACCCTACTTCGGCGACATGATGTATAGCCCTGCAACATTTTCCCGTATTGATTTACAACTCACTGAACAGCCCTTACCTAAAACAAAAATCCTTATGATATATACTGCGTTAAGAAGAAAGATAGGGTCATTATGTCCGGTCAGTGACGAAGTCTTTCATTCTTTAAACAGGGACTTTAATCCGCTAACCCTATCCATGAATCAGATCCTGATTAGTGCAGAACAATTGCCTGATCGCATATTTTTTATCCAGAAAGGCTTATTAAGGGGATATTATATGGGAGAAAAGGAGCCGGTCACGACCTGGTTTGCAGGGCCTGACCAGTTTATCATTCCCAACAACTTCTTTTCGCAGGAGCCCTGCAATGAATACATTCAATCCCTGGAAGATTGTTCTTTACTTTCTATCAGTCATCATTCCTGTTTAAAGATGTCTTTGGAATCAAATGATATCGCCAAAATATTCTACAAGCTATTGGAAGAGAAACAACTGTTATCCGATGCAAGGGAAAGAATGCTCAGGATTCCCAATGCGGAAAAAAGGTACCTGAGCATGACTAAATTAATGCCTGTCCTGCACAGGAATGTGAAGGATGATACGCTTGCTTCTTACATGAATGTCACCAGAAGACATCTTGAGCGTATCAAAATAAAAACCTCAAGAAAATAA